ACATGGCAGCCCGCCAAGTTCTTGCCTTATTCCCGCCACAATGGCCGTGGTGGGGTCATGGGCCGGAGCAAACCCAACATGTTGACAAGCCAGAACGTTAATTTCCCGTTAATCCTTTGAATGAATGGGTTTATTTTGAATACACCTTATGCTAGTGTCGAACGATAATAATACATGGTCAGCCGAATAAATCGGCGGCTTGAGGCAGAAAAAGGCAGTTCATCATGAAGGCGCGGCGCGTTCAGCCGGCCCGTTTGGGGCTATTTTTTATCACGGCTTTTTGGCTCTTGGTGGTGCTTCCGCTCAGTGCGATGGCTGCACCCTATGCCGCTTATGTAATCGATGCCCGCACCGGTAAGGTGCTGCATGCCCGCAACGCCGACACCCGCCTGCATCCGGCATCTCTGACCAAGATGATGACCCTTTACGTGGCCTTTGAGGCGATCCAGCGCGGTGAAATCTCCCTTGATACCAAGGTCACTATTTCCAAGAAGGCCGCAGCAGAGCCGCCCAGCAAACTGGGACTGCGCCCTGGACAGCGCATTGCCCTGCGTTATCTGATCCGCGCCGCCGCTGTGAAATCCGCCAATGACGCCGCCACCGCAATTGGCGAGGCGATCTCGGGGTCCGAAGCCAAGTTTGCCCGCCGCATGAACCGCACCGCCAAGGCGCTGGGTATGACGCGGACCACGTTCAAGAATATGCACGGCCTGACCGAAGCGGGCCACCTGTCCACCGCCCGCGACATGACCATCGCGGGGCGCCACCTGCTGTATGATTTTCCGCAATATTACAATCTGTTTTCGCGCATCACCGCTGATGCGGGTGTGCGCAAAGTAACACACACGAACCGCCGTTTCCTGAACGACTATCGCGGTGCAGACGGGATCAAGACGGGATATACACGCGCCTCCGGCTTTAACCTCACCGCCTCCGCTGAACGGGGCAATGAACGCATTATCGTGACCGTGTTTGGCGGCAAATCCACCTCTTCGCGCAATGCCAAGGTGGCAGAGCTGATGGATCTTGGTTTCCGCCGCGCGCCCTCACGTGCGCCGCTGCGCAAACCGGCCAAGCCGGTTTATGCCGATGTCGAGACCGAAAAATCCGTTGTGCCCGGTTCCACTGCAGGTGGCGCTGGCAAGACCATTCGCGTCGTCGGCGCCGTCAAGAAATCAAAGCGCCCTGTTCTGCGTCCGGGCCATCAAGCCCCGGTATTGGTCGCCGAGGCCAAGCCGGCAGAGTCAGCCAAGCCGCCAGTTAAACCTGTCGCCGAAGCCGCCGAAACGAAACCAGCC
This window of the Sulfitobacter mediterraneus genome carries:
- a CDS encoding D-alanyl-D-alanine carboxypeptidase family protein is translated as MKARRVQPARLGLFFITAFWLLVVLPLSAMAAPYAAYVIDARTGKVLHARNADTRLHPASLTKMMTLYVAFEAIQRGEISLDTKVTISKKAAAEPPSKLGLRPGQRIALRYLIRAAAVKSANDAATAIGEAISGSEAKFARRMNRTAKALGMTRTTFKNMHGLTEAGHLSTARDMTIAGRHLLYDFPQYYNLFSRITADAGVRKVTHTNRRFLNDYRGADGIKTGYTRASGFNLTASAERGNERIIVTVFGGKSTSSRNAKVAELMDLGFRRAPSRAPLRKPAKPVYADVETEKSVVPGSTAGGAGKTIRVVGAVKKSKRPVLRPGHQAPVLVAEAKPAESAKPPVKPVAEAAETKPAETAPVVTLASAAVSIRPAARPSTLASVAPGPKKARPQEIVTRVSTSGGRHWGVNVGRYPSKFAAEKVLLKTALAEMATLDGSLRKVVRRPQGFDANFLGMTRETADLACRRLAARKISCFMIGPS